The Urbifossiella limnaea genome has a window encoding:
- a CDS encoding WD40 domain-containing protein — translation MTLPRALLALGVAVAGTVTGTTQDAKQPATPGKVSFYKDVRPLFAQHCNGCHQPAKAQGGYVMTAFPDLFKAGERGKAGVVAGNADKSYLLELVRGHNGKAEMPKNRDPLAAPQVKLIADWIAQGATDDTPASAKEALIDMANPPKYAAPPVVTSLAFDPQGDFLAVAGFHEVLLYSGKDYKLSSRLVGISERINAVAFSPNGERLAVAGGAPGRFGEVQVWNHKRDDLVVSAPVTFDTVYGVSWSPDGKTVAFGCIDNTVRAIDTATGKQTLQMGTHTDWVLGTVFSQDGQHLVSVSRDMSLRLTEVPTQRFVDNVTSITPGGLRGGLMAVDRRPMKDKKMQKVPEDTPGVPPKVYDELIIGGADGTPRLYKMHREVKRQIGDDANKLREYEKMPGRISGLAFNADGKLFAAASSLDGKGEVRVYDTDTGKKVVCEGVSGPAYAVAWHPDGKSIASAGFDGTVWLHDPATGKLLKSFVVRPTAAAASR, via the coding sequence ATGACCCTCCCCCGCGCACTTCTCGCGCTCGGCGTCGCCGTTGCCGGTACCGTTACCGGCACGACCCAGGACGCCAAGCAACCCGCTACCCCCGGCAAGGTCAGCTTCTACAAGGACGTTCGCCCGCTGTTCGCGCAGCACTGCAACGGCTGCCACCAGCCGGCGAAGGCGCAGGGCGGCTACGTCATGACCGCGTTCCCCGACCTGTTCAAGGCCGGCGAACGGGGCAAGGCGGGCGTCGTGGCCGGGAACGCGGACAAGAGTTACCTGCTGGAGCTCGTCCGCGGCCACAACGGCAAGGCCGAGATGCCGAAGAACCGTGACCCGCTCGCCGCCCCGCAGGTGAAGCTGATCGCCGACTGGATCGCCCAGGGTGCCACCGACGACACCCCCGCTTCCGCGAAGGAAGCGCTGATCGACATGGCCAACCCGCCGAAGTACGCCGCGCCGCCGGTCGTCACCTCGCTGGCGTTCGACCCGCAGGGCGACTTCCTTGCCGTGGCGGGCTTCCACGAGGTGCTGCTGTACTCAGGGAAGGACTACAAGCTGTCGTCGCGGCTCGTCGGCATCTCGGAGCGGATTAACGCGGTCGCGTTTAGTCCGAACGGCGAGCGGCTTGCGGTCGCCGGTGGCGCCCCGGGCCGCTTCGGCGAGGTGCAGGTCTGGAACCACAAGCGCGACGACCTCGTGGTCTCCGCCCCGGTCACGTTCGACACGGTGTACGGCGTCAGTTGGTCGCCGGACGGCAAGACAGTGGCCTTCGGGTGCATCGACAACACCGTCCGCGCCATCGACACGGCCACCGGCAAGCAGACGCTCCAGATGGGCACGCACACCGACTGGGTGCTCGGCACTGTCTTCAGCCAGGACGGCCAGCACCTCGTGTCCGTGAGCCGCGACATGAGCCTGCGGCTGACCGAGGTGCCGACGCAACGGTTCGTTGACAACGTGACGAGCATCACGCCCGGCGGCCTCCGCGGCGGTCTGATGGCCGTGGACCGCCGGCCGATGAAGGACAAGAAGATGCAGAAGGTGCCGGAGGACACGCCGGGCGTGCCCCCGAAGGTGTACGACGAACTCATCATCGGCGGGGCCGACGGCACGCCGCGGCTGTACAAGATGCACCGCGAGGTGAAGCGGCAGATCGGCGACGACGCCAACAAGTTGCGCGAGTACGAGAAGATGCCCGGCCGCATCTCCGGCCTCGCATTCAACGCCGACGGCAAGTTGTTCGCCGCCGCCAGCAGCCTCGACGGCAAGGGCGAGGTCCGCGTCTACGACACGGACACCGGCAAGAAGGTGGTGTGTGAGGGCGTCTCCGGCCCGGCCTACGCGGTGGCGTGGCACCCCGACGGCAAGTCGATCGCGTCCGCCGGCTTCGACGGCACCGTGTGGCTGCACGACCCCGCGACCGGCAAGCTACTCAAAAGTTTCGTCGTGCGGCCCACCGCGGCCGCCGCTTCACGCTAA